From a single Larimichthys crocea isolate SSNF chromosome XIII, L_crocea_2.0, whole genome shotgun sequence genomic region:
- the si:ch211-152p11.4 gene encoding regulator of G-protein signaling 8, with product MRRFSSEGNLLDLDFLPWRKVALKKSDNQKNRESGTYTPHADGDELNDGSTGPIIQEPRANPDGVGKNELSREHSISVENLYEKGKLDKTHLGVCLISETCRAYSDSQLSPGAKGSTENIERGDTSPSTNPSNFKSQHRQQKPKLSSAKLNLRSLFGQSPHSSNSNLSNTDQKDSATERRSRLLFMRQWSQVGHNRKGKFSREELDKWAESLNSLLASQTGVSVFGAFLRSEFSEENLQFYLACEQYRHSSNNFSLQRRAKDICVTYIQPGAPREVNLDSKTRDLTIELLQAPSRTSLSHAQKRIFSLLDTDCYPRFLQSYIYLSLLREAE from the exons ATGCGTAGATTCAGCTCCGAGGGAAACCTCCTGGATCTTGACTTCCTCCCGTGGAGGAAGGTGGCACTGAAGAAGTCAGACAACCAGAAGAACCGTGAATCTGGCACCTACACGCCTCACGCGGATGGAGATGAGCTGAACGATGGGTCGACTGGTCCCATCATCCAGGAGCCCAGAGCGAACCCTGACGGGGTGGGGAAGAATGAGCTGAGCCGGGAGCACAGCATCAGCGTGGAGAACCTGTACGAGAAGGGGAAACTGGACAAGACTCACCTCGGAGTGTGTCTCATCAGTGAAACGTGCAGGGCTTACAGCGACAGCCAGCTGAGCCCGGGCGCAAAGGGCAGCACGGAGAACATCGAGAGAGGCGACACTTCCCCATCCACCAACCCCTCCAACTTCAAATCTCAACACAGGCAGCAGAAACCCAAACTGTCAAGTGCTAAACTGAACCTCAGGAGTCTGTTTGGACAG agtCCTCATTCCTCAAACTCCAACCTGTCCAACACCGATCAAAAAGACAG TGCTACAGAGAGGAGGTCTCGTCTGCTCTTCATGCGTCAGTGGAGTCAGGTGGGCCACAATAGGAAGGGTAAATTCAGCCGAGAAGAGCTCGACAAATGGGCAGAGTCCCTGAACTCCCTGCTGGCCAGCCAAA ccgGCGTCTCAGTGTTTGGAGCATTCTTGCGCTCTGAGTTCAGCGAGGAGAATCTGCAGTTTTATCTGGCCTGCGAGCAGTACAGGCACTCGTCCAACAACTTCAGTCTGCAGAGGAGGGCGAAGGACATCTGCGTCACCTACATCCAACCAGGTGCCCCACGGGAG GTGAACCTGGACAGCAAGACTCGGGATCTGACCATCGAGCTGCTGCAGGCTCCCTCTCGCACATCCCTGTCGCACGCACAGAAACGCATCTTCTCGCTCCTGGACACAGACTGTTATCCCCGCTTCCTCCAGTCCTACATCTACCTCTCCTTACTCAGAGAGGCTGAGTAA
- the atat1 gene encoding alpha-tubulin N-acetyltransferase 1 isoform X4 has product MQSQRHQLYLLKDGESNGGRGVAVGFLKVGYKKLFLLDLQGVHIEVEPLCVLDFYIAENLQRHGYGMELFDFMLQHKNLEPVLMAYDRPSPKFLSFLAKHYCLTQSVPQVNNFVVFEGFFFNRSAAQLRKVPLRKPDGEIKPYSLMEREGVRQEQRTLPWPFAPPYSPQRSVSSQYSHSLSVGSSPSRVPTRAAPASAPGGSNRDQSPQSPHIDRCRARRTSQQGLVARCSMYSRHMDSRAVGLLDRNLAAPCASSGLGSMGDQSKNELRHTDTHRLASIHTPQSRSHPPPSLPPLSPSKKDNICSQTSVDGAETHLDADAEALGAKEEIKEVSDSPQRQAGSTAINRRPVLLGKVSDRSRGDWSWTVGENCYTAQWVKQKQEYRSTRPW; this is encoded by the exons ATGCAGTCCCAGAGACATCAGCTCTACCTGCTGAAGGACGGAGAGAGCAACGG AGGACGTGGTGTGGCCGTGGGATTTCTCAAGGTCGGCTACAAGAAGTTATTTCTGCTT GACTTACAGGGCGTGCACATAGAGGTGGAGCCACTGTGCGTTCTGGATTTCTACATCGCGGAGAACTTGCAGCGACATGGCTATGGAATGGAGCTGTTTGATTTCATGCTGCAG CACAAGAATCTGGAGCCCGTTCTGATGGCGTACGACAGGCCCTCGCCCAAATTCCTGTCTTTCCTGGCAAAGCATTACTGCCTGACACAAAGTGTTCCTCAG GTAAATAACTTTGTGGTGTTTGAGGGCTTCTTCTTCAACAGATCAG CGGCCCAGTTGAGAAAGGTTCCCCTAAGAAAGCCAGACGGAGAGATCAAACCCTACTCTTTAATGGAGAGAGAAG GGGTACGTCAAGAGCAGAGGACTCTTCCCTGGCCGTTTGCTCCTCCGTATTCCCCCCAGCGGTCGGTATCCTCCCAGTACTCCCACTCCCTCAGCGTGGGATCCTCCCCGAGCAGGGTGCCCACTCGAGCCGCCCCAGCATCTGCCCCTGGGGGGAGCAACAGGGATCAGAGCCCACAGTCCCCTCATATCGATCGCTGCAGGGCAAGACGCACCAG CCAACAGGGTCTAGTTGCCAGATGCAGCATGTACAGTCGGCACATGGACAGCAGAGCCGTTGGACTGCTGGACAGAAACTTGGCAG CACCTTGTGCCTCCTCAGGTCTGGGCTCGATGGGGGATCAGTCAAAAAACGAACTgcgacacacagacacacacaggttggCCAGTATTCACACACCACAAAGCAG GTCCCAcccacctccttctcttccaCCTCTGTCTCCATCCAAGAAGGATAACATCTGCAGCCAGACCTCCGTAGACGGCGCAGAGACACACCTGGATGCAGACGCCGAAGCCCTCGGTGCTAAAGAGGAGATCAAGGAGGTGTCGGACAGTCCACAGCGTCAAGCGGGAAGCACGGCGATCAACCGGAGACCTGTGTTGTTGGGGAAGGTGAGCGACAGGAGCAGAGGAGACTGGTCGTGGACAGTAGGAGAGAACTGCTACACCGCCCAGTGGGTGAAGCAGAAGCAGGAGTACAGGAGCACGAGGCCATGGTGA